In Streptomyces sp. NBC_00306, a single genomic region encodes these proteins:
- a CDS encoding CocE/NonD family hydrolase, with the protein MPLTDGTRLYARMWRPYTDAPVPVLLEYSPERLTDTTAARDAQRHPWYAAHGYASVRVEVRGHGNSEGLPGPEGDPGAVADGAEVVGWLAAQPWCTGRAGMFGIGPGGTLALRVAALAPEPLKAVVAVCATDDPDDNGAYHPGGSVLAEGLLSRSAALMSALCRPPDPLFAGEEWRGMWRRRLEAVEPPAHAWLAPRPGETDRPRQDAGEAQDITAGITAAVLAVGGLYDPYRDAVLRLATRLPPDRVRALIGPWPHRYPDHADHPGPAIGFLGETLAWWDRHLKDAGGEAPAEDPLLRAWISTPHLPHPSGHWVAEPSLPSPHVRTVAYALGGAPLVVDSPQHTGLDAGRPVPTGNDADPPPDQRAEDAHSACFDFPVTDEPVEILGRARVVLRLRPDGPHGQAVARLCDIAPDGSSTLVARGGVDLTAHRAGRQDAWSPGRAEDVTFELGTAGHSFPPGHRVRLAVSSAYWPWIWPAGDSAGFTLDPEGSFLELPVREALPTTGDRITFGEPDPYEPLGVSSPATLDEERPERLVVRDVARGEWRVETDPRPGGRRIHPDGLELTEEARETCTILEHDPHSARVRAEWTARLHRPDRAWDVTVESRCDISCDAAGFLVEDEVVCRDGAEIVFHRTWEKRLPREAGRTACRGGYAST; encoded by the coding sequence ATTCCGCTGACCGACGGAACTCGGCTGTACGCACGGATGTGGCGGCCGTACACCGATGCGCCTGTCCCGGTCCTGCTCGAGTATTCGCCGGAAAGGCTGACCGATACGACCGCCGCGCGTGACGCGCAGCGTCACCCTTGGTACGCCGCCCACGGCTACGCGTCCGTCCGTGTGGAGGTGCGCGGACACGGCAACAGCGAGGGTCTGCCCGGCCCCGAGGGCGATCCCGGCGCGGTGGCGGACGGCGCCGAGGTGGTCGGGTGGCTGGCCGCGCAGCCGTGGTGCACGGGCCGGGCCGGCATGTTCGGGATCGGCCCCGGCGGCACCCTGGCCCTGCGTGTGGCGGCCCTCGCCCCGGAACCGCTGAAGGCCGTCGTGGCGGTGTGCGCCACCGACGATCCGGACGACAACGGTGCGTACCACCCGGGCGGTTCGGTGCTCGCCGAGGGCCTGCTCAGCCGGTCCGCGGCACTGATGTCCGCCCTCTGCCGCCCGCCCGATCCGCTCTTCGCCGGCGAGGAGTGGCGCGGCATGTGGCGCAGGCGCCTGGAGGCCGTCGAGCCGCCCGCCCACGCCTGGCTCGCGCCCCGGCCCGGCGAGACGGACCGGCCGCGGCAGGACGCCGGCGAGGCCCAGGACATCACGGCGGGCATCACCGCGGCCGTCCTGGCCGTGGGCGGGCTGTACGACCCCTACCGCGACGCCGTCCTGCGGCTGGCGACGCGGCTGCCGCCCGATCGCGTCCGCGCACTGATCGGCCCCTGGCCGCACCGCTATCCGGACCACGCCGACCACCCGGGGCCCGCGATCGGCTTCCTCGGCGAGACCCTCGCCTGGTGGGACCGCCATCTGAAGGACGCGGGCGGCGAGGCACCCGCCGAAGACCCGCTGCTCCGCGCCTGGATCAGCACGCCGCACCTCCCCCACCCCTCGGGTCACTGGGTCGCCGAACCGAGCCTGCCGTCACCGCACGTCCGCACCGTCGCGTACGCGCTCGGCGGCGCACCCCTCGTCGTCGACTCGCCCCAGCACACCGGGCTGGACGCGGGCCGGCCCGTCCCCACCGGGAACGACGCCGATCCACCGCCCGACCAGCGCGCGGAGGACGCGCACTCCGCCTGCTTCGACTTCCCCGTCACGGACGAGCCGGTCGAGATCCTGGGCCGGGCCCGGGTCGTTCTGCGGCTGCGCCCGGACGGCCCGCACGGCCAGGCGGTCGCCCGGCTGTGCGACATCGCGCCCGACGGCTCGTCCACACTCGTCGCCCGGGGCGGCGTCGACCTCACCGCCCACCGCGCCGGCCGACAGGACGCGTGGTCGCCGGGCCGGGCCGAGGACGTGACGTTCGAACTCGGCACGGCCGGCCACTCCTTCCCGCCCGGGCACCGCGTCCGGCTCGCCGTCTCCTCCGCGTACTGGCCGTGGATCTGGCCCGCGGGCGACTCGGCGGGCTTCACCCTCGACCCCGAGGGCTCCTTCCTCGAACTCCCGGTGCGCGAAGCGCTCCCCACGACGGGTGACCGGATCACCTTCGGGGAGCCCGACCCGTACGAGCCGCTCGGCGTCAGCTCCCCCGCCACACTCGACGAGGAACGTCCGGAGCGCCTGGTGGTGCGGGACGTCGCCCGGGGCGAGTGGCGCGTGGAGACCGACCCCCGGCCGGGCGGCCGGCGCATCCACCCGGACGGCCTCGAACTCACCGAGGAGGCGCGGGAGACGTGCACGATCCTGGAGCACGACCCGCACTCCGCCCGTGTCCGCGCCGAGTGGACGGCCCGGCTCCACCGGCCCGACCGGGCCTGGGACGTGACGGTCGAGAGCCGCTGCGACATCAGCTGCGACGCGGCCGGCTTCCTCGTCGAGGACGAGGTGGTGTGCCGCGACGGGGCGGAGATCGTCTTCCACCGG
- a CDS encoding polyprenyl synthetase family protein, whose translation MSVVGPFGLSVRDQALEADVQTGLSAVEAGLLDATKSEVPFITEAAQHLVRAGGKRFRPLLVMLAAQFGDPHAPGVVPSAVVVELTHLATLYHDDVMDEADVRRGVDSANARWGNSVAVLTGDFLFARASHILADLGPEAVRIQAEAFERLVTGQILETAGPRDGRDPVEHYLDVIGGKTGSLIAVSGRFGAMMSGADEGVVDILTQYGERLGVAFQLADDVLDIASDSHESGKTPGTDLREGIPTLPVLHLRARAEAQGLPEDLELVALLESDLSDDELHADALRRLRVHPALEQARRDTVRYAEEARAMLAPLPECDAKAALVELCDLVVHRAG comes from the coding sequence GTGAGCGTCGTCGGGCCGTTCGGGCTGAGCGTGCGGGACCAGGCTCTTGAGGCCGATGTCCAGACCGGACTGTCGGCCGTGGAGGCGGGTCTGCTCGATGCCACCAAGAGCGAGGTGCCCTTCATCACGGAGGCCGCGCAGCATCTCGTCCGGGCCGGAGGCAAGCGGTTCCGGCCACTTCTGGTGATGCTGGCCGCCCAGTTCGGCGACCCCCACGCGCCCGGTGTGGTGCCCTCCGCCGTGGTCGTGGAGCTCACGCATCTCGCGACGCTCTACCACGACGACGTGATGGACGAGGCGGACGTACGGCGCGGTGTGGACAGCGCGAACGCCCGCTGGGGCAACTCGGTCGCCGTCCTGACCGGCGACTTCCTCTTCGCCCGGGCCAGCCACATACTGGCCGACCTGGGTCCGGAGGCCGTACGCATCCAGGCCGAGGCCTTCGAGCGACTGGTCACCGGCCAGATCCTGGAGACGGCGGGCCCGCGCGACGGCCGTGACCCCGTGGAGCACTACCTCGACGTCATCGGCGGCAAGACGGGCTCCCTGATCGCCGTCTCGGGCCGCTTCGGCGCGATGATGTCGGGTGCCGACGAGGGTGTCGTGGACATCCTGACCCAGTACGGCGAGCGGCTCGGCGTGGCGTTCCAGCTGGCCGACGACGTCCTCGACATCGCCAGCGACTCGCACGAGTCCGGCAAGACGCCGGGCACGGACCTGCGGGAGGGCATCCCGACGCTTCCCGTGCTGCATCTGCGCGCGCGGGCCGAGGCCCAGGGGCTCCCCGAGGACCTGGAGCTGGTCGCGCTGCTGGAGAGCGACCTCTCGGACGACGAGCTGCACGCCGACGCGCTGCGCCGGCTGCGTGTGCACCCCGCGCTGGAGCAGGCGCGGCGCGACACCGTGCGCTACGCGGAGGAGGCGCGGGCGATGCTCGCGCCGTTGCCCGAATGCGATGCGAAGGCGGCGCTCGTGGAGCTCTGCGACCTGGTCGTGCACCGAGCGGGCTGA